Proteins from a single region of Sulfitobacter sp. W027:
- the rfbD gene encoding dTDP-4-dehydrorhamnose reductase, translating to MILVFGKTGQIATELQLQADVTALDRHAADLSDPASCAAAIREHRPDVVINAAAYTAVDRAEEEPDLAQMINAQAPAAMAQACADLGIPFLHVSTDYVFDGSGTDPWQVNDPIAPLSVYGRTKAAGEEAVREAGGAYAILRTSWVFSAHGNNFVKTMLRLSETRDALSVVDDQIGGPTPAAGIAAALLDMARAMRTGQSGGTYHYAGTPSTSWKCFARETFAAAGRKVDVTGIPTCDYPTPATRPLNSRLDCSALESDFGISPPIWKANLAQIVRKLLL from the coding sequence ATGATCCTCGTTTTTGGCAAGACCGGCCAAATCGCCACTGAGCTTCAATTGCAAGCCGATGTCACAGCTCTGGACCGTCACGCTGCCGATCTGAGCGATCCGGCGTCCTGTGCAGCCGCGATCAGAGAGCACCGCCCCGATGTGGTGATTAATGCGGCAGCCTACACCGCCGTAGACCGCGCCGAGGAGGAGCCCGACCTTGCCCAGATGATCAACGCGCAGGCCCCCGCCGCCATGGCGCAGGCCTGCGCGGATCTGGGTATTCCGTTCCTACATGTCTCGACCGACTATGTATTTGACGGCAGTGGCACAGACCCGTGGCAGGTCAATGACCCGATCGCCCCCCTGAGTGTTTATGGGCGCACCAAGGCTGCGGGCGAAGAGGCGGTGCGCGAGGCCGGCGGGGCATATGCGATCCTACGCACGTCTTGGGTGTTCTCGGCCCATGGCAACAACTTCGTCAAAACGATGCTCCGCCTGTCAGAGACACGCGACGCATTGAGTGTGGTCGATGACCAAATCGGTGGCCCGACCCCCGCAGCCGGCATCGCAGCGGCTTTGCTAGATATGGCGCGGGCAATGCGCACAGGCCAAAGCGGCGGCACCTATCACTACGCTGGCACGCCATCCACGAGTTGGAAATGTTTCGCGCGCGAAACATTTGCTGCGGCGGGGCGGAAGGTTGACGTGACTGGAATCCCCACATGCGACTACCCGACACCGGCCACACGTCCCCTTAACTCAAGGCTCGACTGCTCAGCGTTAGAGTCTGACTTCGGGATATCCCCCCCAATTTGGAAAGCCAATTTGGCACAGATTGTAAGAAAGTTATTATTATGA